A stretch of the Zeugodacus cucurbitae isolate PBARC_wt_2022May chromosome 6, idZeuCucr1.2, whole genome shotgun sequence genome encodes the following:
- the LOC105221377 gene encoding uncharacterized aarF domain-containing protein kinase 5 encodes MSKIFLALWKGRIPSKKYLKLTNRSNSYDHVAFSKLSAKPPHRQHYFGISLLGVITGFITYDGIVNEFIYCGSTIRFLRSLKTASLIAMDYYILQKYENSSDYDFQLKQVHLKSAKRLLETCLLNGGLYIKMGQGVAAINHILPREYTSTLEQLQDKCLPTTKSDVQHVFYEDFGSTPEDMYSNFDYTPVAAASLAQVFKAKLKSGEDVAVKVQYGDLQRRFTSDLGTIMFLQDVIEIFFKSYNFGWILRDLRKNLILELNFENEGQNAERCAKDLKKFEYVHIPHIYWTYTKPRVLTMEWVNGFKVNDVERIQYENLDLKDVDFKLFNIFAEQIFHTGFVHADPHPGNVYVRKNPKTGKADLVLLDHGLYEYLPESVRNPLCEFWEATVLRDEQKMKLAARQIGIKDHMKFAEVLFQQPIRIHGGRIKTKLSESDIEYIQQVAKKNFELIMGTLKEMPRNMLFVVRNLNTIRAISRQHGDVVDRPRTMARYAQHCIYVKYSSIRSYIFWFYRRLIFEYNLWSSSFRISCYDLYILILYKLNRAPNSARTLLDDIKRHNFT; translated from the exons atgagtaaaattttt TTGGCTCTATGGAAAGGAAGAATACCAtccaaaaagtatttaaaacttACAAACCGAAGTAATTCCTACGACCATGTTGCTTTTTCTAAGTTATCTGCGAAACCTCCTCATAGGCAACATTACTTTGGTATCAGTTTATTAGGAGTAATAACTGGTTTTATTACCTATGATGGAATTGTTAACGAATTCATTTACTGTGGTTCTACAATACGCTTCCTACGCTCTCTTAAAACTGCTTCTTTAATTGCAATGGATTATTATATActccaaaaatatgaaaatagttcGGACTATGATTTTCAACTTAAACAAGTACATTTGAAAAGCGCTAAACGTTTGCTTGAAACGTGCTTATTAAATGGAGGTTTGTACATTAAAATGGGTCAAGGTGTTGCTGCTATTAACCATATATTACCAAGAGAGTATACGAGTACATTGGAACAACTACAAGACAAATGTTTACCTACAACAAAATCGGATGTACAACATGTTTTCTATGAAGACTTCGGTTCTACGCCGGAAGACATGTACTCTAATTTTGATTACACTCCAGTTGCTGCAGCGAGTCTGGCACAAGTGTTCAAGGCAAAGTTAAAAAGTGGTGAGGATGTCGCCGTAAAG GTTCAATATGGTGACTTGCAGAGACGTTTTACCAGTGACTTGGGAACTATTATGTTTCTGCAGGATGTCattgaaatattctttaaaagttacaatttcggttggatatTACGCGACTTACGAAAAAACTTAATACTAgaactgaattttgaaaatgaagGACAAAATGCTGAACGCTGTGCCaaagatttgaaaaaattcGAGTATGTGCATATACCACATATTTACTGGACATATACAAAACCG CGAGTTCTCACAATGGAATGGGTCAACGGATTCAAAGTGAACGATGTTGAACGAATACAATACGAAAATCTGGATTTAAAGGATGTAGACTTCAaacttttcaacatttttgcaGAGCAAATATTTCACACAGGTTTTGTACATGCTGACCCTCATCCGGGAAACG tttatgTACGAAAAAATCCTAAAACAGGTAAAGCTGACTTGGTCCTTCTTGATCATGGCTTATACGAATACTTACCCGAATCAGTACGCAATCCTCTTTGTGAGTTTTGGGAGGCAACGGTATTGAGAGatgaacaaaaaatgaaattagccGCACGACAAATAGGCATAAAGGATCATATGAAATTTGCGGAAGTTCTTTTCCAGCAGCCCATTCGCATACATGGTGGACGTATAAAGACGAAATTGAGCGAGAGTGATATCGAGTATATCCAGCAGGTGGCTAAGAAAAATTTTGAGCTAATTATGGGCACTCTAAAAGAAATGCCACGCAATATGCTTTTTGTAGTGCG aaatttaaatactaTACGAGCCATTAGTCGACAGCATGGTGATGTAGTGGATAGACCACGTACGATGGCACGGTATGCCCAACATTGCATTTACGTCAAATACAGTTCAATTCGAAGCTACATATTCTGGTTTTACAGACGTTTGATTTTCGAATATAATTTGTG gtcttcgtcatttcggatatCTTGCTACGatttatacatacttattttgTATAAACTTAATCGAGCGCCTAATTCAGCACGAACACTTCTAGATGATATAAAAAGgcataattttacataa
- the LOC105221378 gene encoding post-GPI attachment to proteins factor 3 isoform X2 — protein MWGKGLEKCLIQINCHASIGDRTQFFHNCRQNCERQNCSADGIEIQEQAIKYYQQSLFDKVFAWNCADECQYGCMWRTVDAFAERGWDVPQFYGKWPFARFLGMQEPASVLFSACNLIAHIRMLRRFRTEVRPDSPCYKLWHIFSFVCINGWIWSSVFHTRDFPVTELMDYAFAYSIVLVSFYCMVMRMLYRHSLILRGLISLMFLSFFVNYFAYLSLGKFSYSLNMTTNVVTGALSAVGWFIWCYFERHRRPNYRKIIRFYILFGMSMSLELLDFPPIFWLIDAHALWHLATVPIISVFYDFIIDDCRSLRKEIQFEYEKVGKVN, from the exons ATGTGGGGAAAGGGGTTGGAAAAATGTTTGATACAAA TAAATTGTCATGCGTCTATTGGAGATCGTACACAATTCTTCCATAATTGTCGACAAAACTGCGAACGACAAAATTGTAGTGCTG ATGGGATCGAAATTCAGGAGCAGGCGATAAAATATTATCAACAGTCTTTATTTGATAAGGTATTTGCTTGGAATTGTGCAGATGAATGCCAGTATGGCTGTATGTGGCGTACTGTGGATGCCTTTGCAGAACGAGGTTGGGATGTTCCACAGTTCTATGGAAAG TGGCCATTTGCTCGATTTCTCGGCATGCAAGAGCCGGCTTCGGTGTTGTTTTCCGCGTGCAATTTAATTGCACACATTCGCATGCTGCGCCGTTTTCGAACTGAAGTTCGCCCGGATAGTCCGTGTTATAAGCTCTGGcacattttttcattt GTGTGCATTAATGGTTGGATATGGTCGTCCGTGTTTCATACAAGGGACTTTCCTGTAACAGAGTTAATGGATTATGCCTTTGCGTACAGTATTGTACTTGTATCATTTTATTGCATGGTTATGAG AATGTTATATCGTCATTCATTGATTCTTCGAGGATTGATTTCATTAATGTTCCTGTCGTTTTTCGTCAATTACTTTGCGTACCTAAGCTTGGGAAAATTTAGTTACTCTCTTAATATGACAACGAATGTTGTTACTG GCGCCCTCTCTGCTGTTGGCTGGTTTATTTGGTGTTACTTTGAACGTCATCGTCGGCCAAACTATCGAAAAATTATCCGCTTCTATATATTATTTGGTATGTCAATGAGCTTAGAACTTTTGGATTTCCCGCCCATTTTTTGGCTCATTGATGCACATGCTTTGTGGCATTTAGCTACGGTACCGATAATTTCAGTGTTTTAtga TTTCATCATTGACGATTGCCGTTCATTAAGGAAGGAAATACAATTTGAGTACGAAAAGGTCGGCAAAGTGAACTAA
- the LOC105221382 gene encoding coenzyme Q-binding protein COQ10, mitochondrial isoform X2, with protein MLRNGQILLSNTKFVCCSCQQLSTAGGGNSNYAQRTFFTFSDLTNKNREYVKKELIGYSMQEMYDVVADVPNYYKFVPYVKKSLVHSQRVGGFKADLIVGFPPLNERYTSNVSFNAPNLVKSSRT; from the exons ATGCTGAGAAATGGACAAATATTGTTGTCTAATACCAAATTTGTATGTTGCTCCTGCCAACAATTGTC TACTGCTGGCGGAGGTAACTCGAATTATGCACAAAGAACATTTTTCACTTTCAGTGATCTGACGAATAAAAATCGGGAATATGTTAAAAAGGAATTAATAGG CTATTCAATGCAAGAAATGTACGATGTGGTTGCAGACGTTCCCAATTACTATAAATTTGTGCCATACGTAAAAAAGTCACTTGTACATAGTCAACGAGTTGGCGGTTTCAAAGCTGATCTTATCGTCGGTTTTCCACCGCTTAACGAGCGGTATACGTCGAATGTTTCGTTTAATGCTCCTAACCTGGTTAAATCA TCCAGGACTTAA
- the LOC105221380 gene encoding UPF0545 protein C22orf39 homolog has translation MSKGGDNLQNTTETGSILKDSWSIRPCSAYKDEYDDCTSIKARFHQYFIYGESLDCSQWKKDYDNCERYINSNGNDVTAGEAVVCSEAERRQKRMEAYYGNTTWKKRAHPPEDWSKPLPEWLAKKNENTFLELKQMELDGRKPVEEIEKSYCAIM, from the exons atgtcaAAAGGCGGTGACAATCTACAAAATACCACTGAAACCGGCTCAATTTTGAAAGACTCTTGGTCT ATCCGTCCTTGTTCTGCGTATAAAGACGAATATGATGATTGCACAAGTATAAAAGCACGTTTCCATCAGTATTTTATATATGGGGAAAGCCTTGATTGTTCACAGTGGAAGAAAGATTACGATAATTGTGAGCGTTACATAAATTCCAATGGGAACGATGTAACAGCCGGAGAGGCAGTAGTTTGCAGCGAAGCGGAGCGTCGACAAAAACGCATGGAAGCGTATTACGGTAATACAACATGGAAAAAACGAGCTCATCCTCCGGAAGACTGGTCAAAACCTTTACCAGAGTGGTTGGCTAAGAAAAACGAGAACACATTTTTGGAGTTGAAACAAATGGAATTGGATGGGCGCAAACCAGTTGAAGAGATAGAGAAATCCTATTGTGCCATAATGTAG
- the LOC105221382 gene encoding coenzyme Q-binding protein COQ10, mitochondrial isoform X1, producing the protein MLRNGQILLSNTKFVCCSCQQLSTAGGGNSNYAQRTFFTFSDLTNKNREYVKKELIGYSMQEMYDVVADVPNYYKFVPYVKKSLVHSQRVGGFKADLIVGFPPLNERYTSNVSFNAPNLVKSVCNDGRLFNFLLNDWRFSPGLKDIPQSCVVDFKVTFEFKSLIHSNIANIFFDLICDQMEHAFVAEAERRYGPPSIKSHILSWRRS; encoded by the exons ATGCTGAGAAATGGACAAATATTGTTGTCTAATACCAAATTTGTATGTTGCTCCTGCCAACAATTGTC TACTGCTGGCGGAGGTAACTCGAATTATGCACAAAGAACATTTTTCACTTTCAGTGATCTGACGAATAAAAATCGGGAATATGTTAAAAAGGAATTAATAGG CTATTCAATGCAAGAAATGTACGATGTGGTTGCAGACGTTCCCAATTACTATAAATTTGTGCCATACGTAAAAAAGTCACTTGTACATAGTCAACGAGTTGGCGGTTTCAAAGCTGATCTTATCGTCGGTTTTCCACCGCTTAACGAGCGGTATACGTCGAATGTTTCGTTTAATGCTCCTAACCTGGTTAAATCAGTATGTAATGATGGTAGATTATTCAACTTTTTACTAAACGATTGGCGATTCAGTCCAGGACTTAAAGATATTCCGCAATCATGTGTTGTCGATTTCAAAGTAACTTTCGAATTCAAGTCCCTCATACACAGTAATATTGCgaatatatttttcgatttgattTGTGATCAAATGGAGCATGCATTTGTCGCGGAAGCCGAACGAAGATATGGGCCACCTTCGATTAAATCGCATATTCTATCATGGCGAAGATCCTGA
- the LOC105221379 gene encoding peptidyl-prolyl cis-trans isomerase H — translation MPTWNQILSQLRNPNNPVVFFDVSVGTTEIGRMIFELFADTVPKTAENFRQLCTGEYRPDDVPMGYKGASFHRVIKDFMIQGGDFVHGDGTGVMSIYGGTFSDENFTLKHDSPGLLSMANSGKDTNGCQFFITCAKCNFLDGKHVVFGRVLDGLLIMRKIENVPTGPNNKPKLPVTISQCGQM, via the exons ATGCCGACATGGAACCAAATACTATCGCAGCTACGCAACCCCAACAATCCTGTGGTTTTCTTTGATGTATCTGTTGGTACCACG GAAATTGGGCGAATGATTTTCGAATTATTTGCGGATACAGTACCAAAAACAGCTGAAAATTTCCGACAACTTTGCACAGGAGAATACCGGCCAGACGATGTACCAATGGGATATAAAGGCGCTAGTTTCCATCGGGTTATTAAAGATTTTATGATCCAAGGAGGTGACTTTGTCCAT GGAGATGGTACTGGTGTAATGAGCATATATGGCGGCACATTTTCCGATGAGAATTTCACGCTAAAACATGATTCGCCAGGCCTTCTTTCTATGGCTAACAGTGGCAAAGATACAAACGGTTGCCAATTTTTTATCACTTGTGCCAAATGTAACTtccttgatggaaaacatgttgTTTTTGGACGTGTGCTAGACGGACTGCTGATAAtgcgaaaaattgaaaatgttccTACGGGCCCAAACAATAAACCTAAACTACCAGTTACGATATCACAATGCGGACAAATGTAG
- the LOC105221378 gene encoding post-GPI attachment to proteins factor 3 isoform X1 produces MYGSVYPNILYILLLIYFVVNCHASIGDRTQFFHNCRQNCERQNCSADGIEIQEQAIKYYQQSLFDKVFAWNCADECQYGCMWRTVDAFAERGWDVPQFYGKWPFARFLGMQEPASVLFSACNLIAHIRMLRRFRTEVRPDSPCYKLWHIFSFVCINGWIWSSVFHTRDFPVTELMDYAFAYSIVLVSFYCMVMRMLYRHSLILRGLISLMFLSFFVNYFAYLSLGKFSYSLNMTTNVVTGALSAVGWFIWCYFERHRRPNYRKIIRFYILFGMSMSLELLDFPPIFWLIDAHALWHLATVPIISVFYDFIIDDCRSLRKEIQFEYEKVGKVN; encoded by the exons ATGTATGGTTCAGTTTACCCtaacatactatatattttactaCTTATTTATTTCGTAGTAAATTGTCATGCGTCTATTGGAGATCGTACACAATTCTTCCATAATTGTCGACAAAACTGCGAACGACAAAATTGTAGTGCTG ATGGGATCGAAATTCAGGAGCAGGCGATAAAATATTATCAACAGTCTTTATTTGATAAGGTATTTGCTTGGAATTGTGCAGATGAATGCCAGTATGGCTGTATGTGGCGTACTGTGGATGCCTTTGCAGAACGAGGTTGGGATGTTCCACAGTTCTATGGAAAG TGGCCATTTGCTCGATTTCTCGGCATGCAAGAGCCGGCTTCGGTGTTGTTTTCCGCGTGCAATTTAATTGCACACATTCGCATGCTGCGCCGTTTTCGAACTGAAGTTCGCCCGGATAGTCCGTGTTATAAGCTCTGGcacattttttcattt GTGTGCATTAATGGTTGGATATGGTCGTCCGTGTTTCATACAAGGGACTTTCCTGTAACAGAGTTAATGGATTATGCCTTTGCGTACAGTATTGTACTTGTATCATTTTATTGCATGGTTATGAG AATGTTATATCGTCATTCATTGATTCTTCGAGGATTGATTTCATTAATGTTCCTGTCGTTTTTCGTCAATTACTTTGCGTACCTAAGCTTGGGAAAATTTAGTTACTCTCTTAATATGACAACGAATGTTGTTACTG GCGCCCTCTCTGCTGTTGGCTGGTTTATTTGGTGTTACTTTGAACGTCATCGTCGGCCAAACTATCGAAAAATTATCCGCTTCTATATATTATTTGGTATGTCAATGAGCTTAGAACTTTTGGATTTCCCGCCCATTTTTTGGCTCATTGATGCACATGCTTTGTGGCATTTAGCTACGGTACCGATAATTTCAGTGTTTTAtga TTTCATCATTGACGATTGCCGTTCATTAAGGAAGGAAATACAATTTGAGTACGAAAAGGTCGGCAAAGTGAACTAA